From Catharus ustulatus isolate bCatUst1 chromosome 24, bCatUst1.pri.v2, whole genome shotgun sequence, the proteins below share one genomic window:
- the ZBTB17 gene encoding zinc finger and BTB domain-containing protein 17 — protein sequence MDFPQHSQQVLEQLNQQRQLGLLCDCTFVVDGIDFKAHKAVLAACSDYFRMLFVDQKDVVHLDISNAAGLGQVLEFMYTAKLSLSPDNVEDVLAVAGFLQMQEIVSACNALKSLSVPPENPPGMNQQPSEIGVDKVMADDKTLVVAEALGEPDKARAAAPDAEGKEEKLEAVAQPEAPVEQPVGQEGTGGAIQEDLKADIAGLPQPSESAVGSGSPVATDSAGTGEMKPERKEEEGEMTVEEEDEGKIPKEEPAQLENGENTEDNESGSTDSGQENSGEPRLMHSGTYSDRTESKAYSSVTHKCEDCGKEFTHTGNFKRHIRIHTGEKPFSCRECNKAFSDPAACKAHEKTHSPLKPYGCEECGKSYRLISLLNLHKKRHTGEARYRCEDCSKLFTTSGNLKRHQLVHSGEKPYQCDYCGRSFSDPTSKMRHLETHDTDKEHKCPHCDKKFNQVGNLKAHLKIHIADGPLKCRECGKQFTTSGNLKRHLRIHSGEKPYVCVHCQRQFADPGALQRHVRIHTGEKPCQCLICGKAFTQASSLIAHVRQHTGEKPYVCERCGKRFVQSSQLANHIRHHDNIRPHKCTVCNKAFVNVGDLSKHIIIHTGEKPFLCDKCGRGFNRVDNLRSHVKTVHQGKAGIKILEPEEGDEVNIVTVASDDMVTLATEALAATAVTQLTVVPVAAAVTADETEALKAEITKAVKQVQEADPNTQILYACDSCGEKFLDASSLAQHVRIHTAQALVMFQAEPDFYQPYGAAGWPAEQIIPAGELFFRPRDGPEPPPAAAAPAPPAEGPPPPPEGPRPAFI from the exons ATGGatttcccacagcacagccagcaggtgctggagcagctgaacCAGCAGcggcagctggggctgctctgcgACTGCACCTTTGTGGTGGATGGCATTGACTTCAAGGCCCACAAGGCCGTGCTGGCCGCCTGCAGTGACTACTTCCGCATGCTCTTCGTGGACCAGAAGGATGTGGTGCACCTGGACATCAGTAATGCCGCAG GCCTGGGCCAGGTTCTGGAGTTCATGTACACAGCTAAGCTGAGCCTGAGCCCTGACAACGTGGAGGACGTGCTGGCCGTGGCAGGTTTCCTGCAGATGCAGGAGATTGTCAGCGCTTGCAACGCACTCAAATCTCTCTCTGTGCCCCCAGAAAATCCCCCTGGGATGAACCAGCAGCCCTCTGAGATTG GAGTTGACAAGGTGATGGCCGATGACAAGACATTGGTGGTGGCAGAAGCTCTGGGGGAGCCTGACAaagccagggcagctgctcctgatgctgaggggaaggaggagaagctggaggctgtggcacagcccgAGGCGCCTGTGGAGCAGCCAGTTGGCCAGGAAG GGACAGGCGGTGCCATCCAGGAGGATCTCAAGGCCGACATTGCCGGGCTCCCGCAGCCATCGGAGAGCGCGGTGGGCAGTGGCAGCCCCGTGGCCACAGACAGCGCCGGGACAGGAG AGATGAAGCcggaaaggaaggaggaagagggggagATGACtgtggaggaggaagatgagggtAAAATCCCTAAGGAGGAGCCTGCCCAGCTGGAGAATGGGGAGAACACTGAGGATAATGAGTCGGGGAGCACAGATTCCGGGCAAGAGAACTCGGGGGAGCCACGCCTGATGCACTCTGGCACCTACAGTGACCGCACTGAGTCCAAGGCCTACAGCTCCGTCACGCACAAGTGTGAG GACTGTGGGAAGGAGTTCACCCACACCGGGAACTTCAAACGGCACATCCGTATCCACACCGGAGAGAAGCCCTTCTCGTGCAGGGAGTGCAACAAGGCCTTCTCTGACCCGGCCGCCTGTAAGGCCCACGAGAAGACGCACAG CCCACTGAAGCCGTACGGCTGCgaggagtgtgggaagagctaCCGGCTCATCAGCCTCCTGAACCTGCACAAGAAGCGGCACACGGGTGAGGCCCGCTACCGCTGTGAGGACTGCAGCAAGCTCTTCACCACCTCGGGCAACCTGAAGCGGCACCAGCTGGTGCACAGCGGGGAGAAGCCCTACCAGTGCGACTACTGCGGGCGCTCTTTCTCTGACCCCACCTCCAAGATGCGCCACCTGGAGACACACGACACCGACAAGGAGCACAAGTGTCCCCACTGTGACAAGAAGTTCAACCAG GTGGGGAATTTGAAGGCTCACCTGAAGATCCACATCGCAGATGGGCCCCTGAAGTGCCGGGAGTGCGGGAAGCAGTTCACCACGTCAG gtaACCTGAAGCGGCATCTGCGGATCCACAGTGGGGAGAAGCCGTATGTGTGCGTGCACTGCCAGCGCCAGTTTGCTGACCCCGGTGCGCTCCAGCGCCACGTCCGCATCCACACCG GAGAGAAGCCGTGCCAGTGCTTGATCTGCGGGAAAGCCTTCACCCAGGCGAGCTCCCTCATTGCCCACGTGCGCCAGCACACCGGAGAGAAGCCCTACGTTTGCGAGCGCTGTGGGAAGAG GTTCGTCCAGTCGAGCCAGCTGGCCAACCACATCCGTCACCACGACAACATTCGGCCCCACAAATGCACAGTCTGCAACAAAGCCTTCGTCAACGTGGGCGACCTGTCCAAGCACATCATCATCCACACGG GTGAGAAGCCATTCTTGTGTGACAAGTGTGGGCGTGGCTTCAACCGCGTGGACAACCTGCGCTCCCACGTGAAGACCGTGCACCAGGGCAAGGCTGGCATCAAAATCCTGGAGCCCGAGGAAGGCGACGAGGTCAACATCGTCACGGTGGCGTCTGATGACATGGTGACATTGGCTACTGAGGCGCTGGCTGCCACCGCTGTCACACAGCTCACGG TGGTGCCCGTGGCGGCTGCAGTGACGGCAGATGAGACGGAAGCACTCAAAGCTGAGATCACCAAAGCAGTGAAGCAAGTACAGGAGGCAG ACCCCAACACGCAGATCCTTTACGCCTGCGATTCCTGCGGGGAGAAGTTCCTGGACGCCAGCAGCCTGGCGCAGCACGTGCGCATCCACACGGCCCAGGCGCTCGTCATGTTCCAGGCGGAGCCGGACTTCTACCAGCCCTACGGCGCCGCGGGCTGGCCGGCAGAGCAGATCATTCCCGCCGGGGAGCTCTTCTTCCGCCCCCGCGACGGCCCAGAGCCGCCCCCGGCGGCTGCTGCCCCGGCCCCCCCGGCCGaggggccgcccccgccccccgAGGGACCCCGCCCAGCCTTTATTTAA